AAGGCTAAAGAAGAAgctaaaaaggaaagaatagtAGATGAATCAAAGGCTAAAGAAGAAgctaaaaaggaaagaatagtAGATGAATCAAAGGCTAAAGATGAtaaaagggagaagaaaaaacctaGTGTTAAGGGGAAGGGAACCTTAGATGTGGTGGTGGCAAGAGTGAAGGAAATGGGGAAGACGGCGTTAGAGGCtgcaaagaaagaagaaaaccgGGCAATGGTCATTGCTGGGGCTGCTGCTGTTTTGGCCCTTTTCGTAATTGGAgcttcattgagaaaaaaacccaaaaaataattaatattgtaaAACTACACctcttcaaatttaattttaatttatgtatatatatataacaaataaacgAGCATAGGTTATTAATGCTTATAGTATCAATGTAGAAGTGTGAGAAATCAACCATAAATTAACAATactaactaaatttataattgatgaaaacagtgttttcaaatatagtaaaatgaactaaaatatttacaacatttcgtaatttattgtaaataagTCATGATAGAccataataaaatatagtatatattcacatatatatataatctatcacatataaatatttttcaaaattttatttacttaaactaattttatttgattgaggacaaaaaaaactaaaattaaatatttatatataaaaaaaaattgtgtaagCTTGTCACACAATTTTTTCATCATGCACatatagacaaaaaaaaaataaaaatcaatccaaatgaCACACTTAACACATCTAACACACACTTAATAAAAGGTTTTTAAGTTAATGACAATTAAGTAAACATGCATAATAGTATATGAGTAAATAAAGTAATGTGATGCTTTtgtaaataaatcaaaaaaatatatattaaacactTTTTGGGAGGCGTTTGAGATAATGACTGAAATATTATAGTCATAAGTTATTATCattgagttataatagtttgtgttatgtgtatattattttcgtttaagttataataatgtGTATTTTTCGTTTATATTTtcacaattaatatatatatatatattccaattctttaacaaaagttcaaaatctaTAAGTGTGCATTAAATGTGTATGGAGTGTATATCAAGTGTGTCAAGTGCCTATTAGAAGGACATCAAATGTGATATTGTAAATGTATTGAAGCGTATACCAATAGTGTATAAAGTGTATGtatatttggattttttttttttttttacaaaagcgATTAGAGCTTcgtttttatatttacttttggCAAAAGCTGAAATGAAAAcgtgttaaaattaaaataggaaaatggtattttatctcataattaatttcatacgATGATTTTATCAACTGGATGTTGCTTAAAGAAACACGTGAATCAAGAAAGTTTTATCCGTGAGTTcctgggattttttttttaaatataacaatttagtaaaatatttatattgtacCGAACACTTTAAAAAACTAGCAACAAACCCAAACTCAGTTATGTATAATTACaactttctttaaatataaaaaaagcctatattatttttcaaattatagaTCTATCTCTGTCTACATGACATATGCAGTAATATAGACTGTAATAGTAATCTATCACTTTCTTATCCTAAACTATCACAATTGtatatcaaatttttctaaaattcttattttccATTATATGCTTGCAGATAAATGAAGTTGAAGATGGAAAATATAAAGACGgtttgaaaacaattgaaacCACAAATTTAGAAACACTCATAACTAATTTGTTAGATGAAGGttgaaacttttttcaaactatatatCTACCTCTATTTTTTAAGGATATATAGTAGTCTATCTTTGTCTCGAATGAGCGGTAATATCACTCTATTTCTACCTATCTAAGACATACATAGATAGACCATGCTTTTATCCAAAACTACTATACAAGTTCATCAAAATTCGTACTTTCCATTATATGCCTGCATGCAAAAGAAACTAAAGTTTAAAACCGATGAAAAAGCtaaaacagaagaagaaaaagaagaataatagaaacatgaatataattttacattGCCTGTTTGAGATAGGAAGCCATAGAATTCTATCATTGTCTATCTTGGATAGACAAAGTAGAttgataaaattcaattacaataAGAACACTTTGACAAACTCTTAAATTTACTTCCAgatgaaattatttactttctaGGTCTTCCAGCTTAACGTTTAATAATAAGAGGTAATGTTTTCGTAACATTATCTTCAATTCTCCGATTCAAATGAACTTCGCTCACTCGCTATATGTTGTTGCCGATGTTTTTCTATGATAAATTCCGCTAAAtgagaataaataatatttaaatcaaaggaggagaagatgaatggggagtttttttttctttcaagaaaaggagaaattgAAGGTATTTctgtaattaataaaatgtaacgATGGGcagtgagattttttttttttatttgctatacaaaatgtaaatagttttacattttgttatatatatatatataaattaccTAAATTAATCTATCTGGAAATTTTCTACCGCGCGAAAATggcttcttcaacttcttcttcttcctccctcCTCTTCACGTCTCCGTTCATCGCCCACAACCATGGCTTCTTCATCTCTCCTCCTTCTCAAAGTCGCTTATCACTCCACAAATTCAGGAGTTTCAGTCTTTCCATACCTCCTTCGAGAAAGATTTCCAACATTCCGACGAACAGCGTCGTGAATTCCAATTCCGTATCCACAAAGCCCGAAGAATTTCAGCAGAAGGAGCCTATGGTTCCTCCTTACAACGTTTTGATCACTGGTTCCACTAAAGGTGTGCTGGTCTTTCTTTCGTCTATTTTTCGTTCGCTGGCTTCTCATGTCGTTTTTGCTAGCAAGAAATGCGGAACTGCTGTTGTCTTTTTAGCTCTATTTTCAGCTGTTTGATGAAAAATTTGATGGCGGAATGTGTGTTTGTATGTGTTATGGACTTGAATTTTGTAGGAATCGAGTTTGAGAAACTTTCTAGTTGTCGTTTTTAAGAATTGGAAGATGTGTTTTAGAAATGATTTCAGCTGTATAGTTGGAATTTAGATAAGTGAGGTTTAATGTTTAGTTGAGATTTGCGAGCTTATTTCACATGATTGAAGTTAAACTTAATGTTTGGAAAGATGtttaaaaacatcatttgTTAGGAACGGGATTGGCAAGAAGATGATTGAAGTTTGAGCTCTTAAAATGGAGtgttaaagtatattttgaatttttatgttATACATAATCCAAATAAATTAAGCCCTTGTTCATATGATTTTATAACTATATTGCTTTGGACCAAAGTCAATTCTGCGGaaaatgtttgttatattttaacataataaCCTCAATTCTCTTGTCCGTGTAATAGTTATATTCTAATCTACTTACATTTCCTTGGAACTTTAtggagttatttttattttttataatgagAGCTTACAAAGAATTTGCTGGTTCTATCTTCTTTTACACTTCAGCGCCTTTGACTTTCGTATTGGCATTCTCATAGAGGTTTCTACTAATATTTGCAAATTATCCAGGAATAGGATATGCATTGGCCAGACAGTTTCTGAAAGAAGGTGACAATGTTGTTATCTGCTCAAGATCAGGTAACGTTTGCACTATAATCACCATGCACACTCGCAAGTCGCACAGGATTCTGAATGTCTGTACAGGATTGTAGAACATTTCAGAATGATTGTAGGATACTATGTAAAATGGGCTTggttttcctttaaattttaatttcaaagatGTGGCTTCTTATGTAGTTATGTGTttgtagttatttttattttttatacatgCCTGGTGCTGCacatttattagtttttgtgTTAAGTGATTAGGTATGGATTTTAGTAATTCGCTAGATCTTGCacctttttagtttttgtgttgattcctcttttctctttttcgcTGGTGTAGGATTATTAAGATGCTTGGAATATTGTAAATCTGTGtttatttccattttgaaTTATGGTCGGTGCCGGCATCCTTAGTAGGGTGTGCCTTGCACTAGTTAAAGCAGTTCTATGCACTAAAGTTAAGATCTGGAAGCAGTTTAAGATTCGTCTATTAATGAAATGCACGATTTCACATTAGCTCAACGAACCTTTTAACAGCTGAGAGGGTTGAATCTTCTGTTCAAAGCTTGAGAGAAGAATTTGGGGAGCAGCGTGTGTGGGTACCTCCTGCTAGACttttgcattttaattttctctgcAGAAGTTTAGTTACCATTTCTCAATCATTTCACTGTCTTCCATGTACTATTTGCAATTGGAGGAGTTGCTGATACTTCAAGCTCATTGTCTTAAATCCTTTTCAGGGTACTAAATGTGATGTGCGAGAAGGGGAGGATGTAAAGAATTTAGTCGCATTTTTGCagaaaaatcttaaatatgtTGACATTTGGGTATCtacttcaaattcttttttctcttcccctTCTACATAAAGAATGATAAGTATATCTTAACTTGTATTTTCTAGTGACTAGAATACATGTTTATTTGGTATCGTAGAttctaaacaataattttactctgaaaagaaaaaaaaacataattaatattgaatatattagATAGGTGGCCTAAAGCTAAGACAGTTCTTAGATATTCTTGGTcaaattatacattttcataatttataattacaatatagCGTTGTCTGCATATCAAAGGAAACTGGACTTGAGATCTAGAAGCATTTCATTGTCTACTATTTAAGCTATCGATCAATTTTGAAGGCCACGAGAGGATATTACAAGTCTGTTGTTTTATGCCCTATTATTAGTTTGGTGgaattttgtttgcttttattGCTATTTTAACTTATTGCAAGAACAATGCAGATCAATAATGCAGGATCAAATGCTTATAGCTTTAAGCCTTTGGTTGAGGCTTCAGATGAAGATCTTATGTGAGCTTCCTCCTTTTGATCTCCAAACCTCAATGACATGAAATAGAAATCCTTTTAGTTTATTCTTTAGACACTCTCTAATGCAGTGAAGTTGTCACTACAAATGCTCTTGGTTTGATGATATGTTGCCGAGAGGTATATACTGCTTCAATCACGAACTCTATTGTATTTTTGACATGTAACTCATGCATAATTTCTAACTTCTTGTTTAGGCAATAAAGATGATGTTAAACCAACCTCGCGGGGGTCATATTTTCAACATTGATGGGGCTGGTTCTGATGGACGACCCACCCCTAGGTGCCATTCTTTTTATCACTTGCATTCTTTCTCTATTGTCTGAGCTCGATATGATGTTCTTTATCTTATGTgcttttttttcaagaaaaatctAGATGACATGAGAAAAGCACAAGAAATCTGTGATGTATTTGAATATCATGCAGTGTGCTCAATCTTATATGATGTAACTGCTTTAGAATTGTAGCAGTGCAATGGCATATGCCAATTGCACATGTCATTTTATTCCCTTTACTTGAATAACGGATGGAGCAAATAATTTTATGCTGAAACATctaagactataataaccacCACTTTGTTAcagtaaatactatttaaaagtttCCAATTAGCTACAATAAACACTATTTCAAAGCCCTTAATTTGCTACAGTATTTATTaacatacaattttttattctttgctaCAGTGTTTGCCGTTTCATTCTCGAACTAAAATAGTTCACACCTTAAACATAtactattataacttaaactaaaataatctacactccaaacacaaactattgtAATCCAACTAAAATAACCTAGGACTACAATAACTTACTTCTTGCTCCAAACACCCTCTAGAGGTACTTAAGCATTTATGATGAATATAGAGATACCTCTACCTCATGTGAAATTATTAGGATGGGCCCAATCAGTTTGAACATCTATACTAGACAAGACATAAAAATTGGTATCAGAAAACTAAATTATGGTAATGATTGGTTTTGTCTTTGGTAAGATTAGCGTTGTGTTTATGTAGTGATCACTCACGCAGAAATGTTGTTGGCTGATAATTCTGTCTTTCCTTAGGTTTGCTGCATACGGGGCAACTAAAAGAAGTGTTGTCCATTTAACGAAGTCGTTACAGGTTCTGGCTACATGAGCTTCTCTCTTGACTCTCTTTTTCccaaataaattaagtttgtCAGGATTGTTCTTTAAATAGGAAGCATCGATGTGTTATGCAGCATGAGTAGCCTGCATCAGTTCTGTTTGATTCAAGTATAGTAGACATACCGAGGATGATTAATTTCAACATTGTATAAGAttgggaaaaaaaacttttagcATTTGGAGTGCCTATCTGGGATGGTCTTAGTCATGAAGATCCCTGGGTTGCTTTATGGGGTGAATAATCATTTCAAGAACTAACTACCATCAGAATCTAATAATAAAGTCCGAGGAAAGTCCCTGCCATCAAGACTCTAGAGTACTAAGGTTTCACCAAGcaacaaattataattgaagCGGGTTTGTCATTGGCTGTTAAAAATACAAAGCATCTTCATATCTTGTTCCTCCTCTTACTTACTCCTTTCAATTCCTTTTGGCTTTTCTTGTTAATATTTGCAGGCAGAACTGCGGATGCAGGACGTGAAAAATGTTGTAGTGCACAATCTTTCGGTGTGTTAATACTACCACAGTATTTATGCTTTCAATTTTAGTGTAAAACTTTCTATCTCAACACTTTTGTCAAAGACTCAAAATTGCTTGTGAAGTTTATTTATGTTTCTCTGATGATTTTTCTGTGATGTTTTGAATCTtgcatcattttttaaaataagaccCTTGATATTCCAAGAGATATATTCAAGAGCATAATATATTGAAATCGTGAAATTTCATATCATGTAAGGTACATTAGAATGATTCTTAACACCACATAATTCTATCTTACTTTCTTTACCTGATAATGCTATTTGTGTTTTTTGGTCTTGCAGCCTGGGATGGTTACAACCGATCTTCTTATGTCTGGTGCCGATACGAAGCAGGTTGTTTAGgcattataatttcttttaaattaaatgttattaaGAAATTCATGAATTTGgataatttagatttgttgCCCTCTTGCAGGCAAAATTTTTCATCAATGTTTTGGCGGAACCACCTGAAGTGGTAAGATTATGCTTTGAATTTCTTTATCTCCACAtcgatatttaattttcttagcATGCAGTTGACAGTGTCTTATTCTGTAAATGACCTTGATCTTGATCCAAATCAACATATTGCTTGGTTATAAACCTAAGAACATTTCCTCTTATATCAAATCTCATTCAATTTAGCATAACAATTTGCATATTTGGTATTcagttttgaagaaaaagagtagTTTTCATACGTTTTTGGACAAATGTCAATTTGAACTTAGAACTTTGGAGGTTCAACTTAAACTCTGAACTTTGGGACTGTCTCAATTTAGACctcaaactaataattatatcaaattagaCCATGAATTTTATAAGTGTATCAATTTAGACTTTGAACTTTcgtaaatatatcaatttaaaaccTCTTATGTAATAAGATTAGTTGACATGGCTATTGTTAGAAACAGTGGGCTTGGGTCATGTTGAAAGCTCAAGGATAGTTAAGACTTTATTTAAGCTCGTGttgcctataaatattttttcttttgtatatttgttatctaaaaaaaataataagaaacataGCATCGCCCAGTACTAGGATTTCCAcgtaaatttgtgtttgttctaTATCTTTACTTACAATAGCTACTAACATTATAACTATAGATGATTAAAAGCTCTACTTCCAATAGCTAGTAACATCATAATTAGTAATCACACTAAATTTATAGATGATTAAAAGCCTTATAATTCCTTTTGAATCAGTCTTCATCTGGCGGTTGATATTTGAGTTTACAGGTGGCAGAATATCTCGTCCCAAACATAAGATCTATCCCAACCAATGGATCAACAAGGCCCACATACATTCGTTTCCTCACTGGACTAAAAGCTTATTCCCAGATTTTCTCAGTTAAGAAATGAATCAAGTTAGAATTGTTGTGTTTAATTTCATCCATTCTTGGTGCCATcatttaattgtttgatgtTTCTGATGTCAATTCAGAGACTTGCTTTTGGTGCAAGAAGAAACAGATATTTTCTAGAAGattgataagaaaaagaatattttttcgTAAGTTCTCTTCTGGATCTCTATCAAGTTTCTCATTTATTGTCCTTCACCTCACCCAGTGGAATGGTTTATATTCACAATTTGTTCACTGGCCATATTGATAAAGCATCGTGGACCCATTGGACTGCTCCTTAAACACGACGCAAACGAAATGATGCCTTGTCTTTCAcctctccctccctccctctctGTAAAAactgttgttgtttttttttttttccattgatTTACTCGATAAATGATTAATTGTAATTTACCAtttatatttactttaaaaGTTGTAGCGCTTaccactttttttaaaaaaattgtttttaccATAGCATTGGCTgaatattttcctttcttgaaaGGTAACTGAGCAGGGGTTGCATTAACTTGGAGAAATCGTCCGAGGAGGTTGCTACAATGTGATGtataaaagagaagaaaaaagtactttAAATATGTTTAGTGATTTATCATGAgctcatatttttttagtctgaaattacttttttaagtagaatttttaaaaataacaaattttacaaaatatttataatctataacaaattatatcacCTATAGAAgactattattgatagaatccaaaattttgctatagttagtaagtattttaatttattttgttacttttaaaaatatcccattctaaagtattattatattttataaatagttttagcAGTTTTACCATTtacgaaaaaaaaatctcttttaaaCTCGGGTTGTCCTAAGTAGTTATGGTAAGTaccaacaaataattttttgttagcCTATGAGTGTTTTGTCTGATTGGGGATGGTTTGATTTTGGGCTAAACTAATACCATCGATGATTGGAAATTCTATGTGGGTGATATTCACCcctctaaaacaaaaacacaagaCAGGTTGACAAATTCACCTCATCAAGGTATTATATGTTAtaagtatttgatttttattctATGATATTCCTGAGACATTTAGAGAAACccattataaatttattgtttttatgtaaaatttgtGTCAATTACTTAATACCATATTCGGAGTTCATTGATTGATGCTTTCGAGGTTTGATCGTTTGTAGGTAAAGATTGGCTGTAAATCAACCTCGATAGCAGCTTGTAGGTATGGCCTACACATTTGGGggaatatattgaaaattgaaatggtatttaaaatggagaaaattctgattttttctctttttctgaGAGAAAATATCAGATTGatgttattttagttttcGAGTTAAGGCAAGGTAATTTATTTTCAGGCTATTTGGTAAATACACTAaggtttttcttaaaaatagttttcattaaaaatagagagagaaaacaatacaaaacaaaatattggaGCTTGTTATATACAGATTTCTCTAATGTAAATCTTCTCCAATCTATCTTTTTGTGATTTCCAATTGAAGTTGGAAACATCTCCAATCTCataaatgaaattcaaattcaaattttatttatttgttttctatatgGTGGCCAAattgaatagtttttttttttctatttgtaaaATCTCGTATCACTCGACTAATTTATTTCgtacatattttttatgtttgatgaatattaattaacttgATTTTTTGATATCTACATGTATTTCCAAGTTTTCCTTCTACTCTCAACAAGTAATCGTAAAAATGGTAGTGTCAAATATACGAATATGCGACATTGATCTTATTTTTGTCTTCAACAatctgttttcttttgatttgaatGTACATGAAATTTCcaattcaaaaatcaaaatcaatttttttttgttttttatgtagatgccaaattttcaattttatttcccCTAATATTATTGTAGATTTCTTATGAGCATTACACCATACATTCTTCTCACCTTTAATATCAAATccattttacaaatttttagttcaataCACTTACTTTATCACTCTTTATGCtacttaaaaatttaaaattttatttcatttttatcggtatacataaaattaatttttttataagaaataccaaacttttaaaatatttctatatttgtttagaaagatttatattttaagaataaataaatcagAATATCATGTTTCCTCtcttactattttttttttagttttactttcaATAATATTCATACGACTGATTTACTAGAAGAagatttattataattcactttattttagagaaaaatgacaaattgtATGcaacattcaaaatcaaatcaaaaaaattttaaaaaaattttaacagATTCGTTCgcttttacttttcttttttttacacaaCTCGTAAATGCTTTTGTAATACATAAATTATcctttaaaacattaaatttaaagttttagcATTTGTAGGTGTTGAATATTAGTTTGTATAAAAGTATGtgagaatgagaaaaagattAGAGCAATTCCcactttttagaaaatgagcaaaagaagtaaaaagaagGCTACATATGGTAGTAAACATGAAATCTCCTGTTCTTGTTTATAGGTAGAGTAAGGTCTTTCTTTACTATTCTTTAGTGACAATGGAATTTAATAACTTTAAACTTCTCAATGATTGAACAAAATTCGAGAGTGCTCCCATAAAGATTCACCCGTGACCCAAAGCTCTGAGTCTGCTAAGAGCCGAAAAGAAACAGATGAAATCAGAGGGTTTGGGGTTAGATGCCAAAAGTACTACTTTATGCAACAATAAAAGAAGCACTTTTTTTCATCGTTTGATTTCTCAATCTAAAGCGTGTATTTTTGCTCCCTTTCTGTGCTTCCCGTGAACTATATGCTTTTGTCTTTTCAGGGATAACTCCTCCTATcattaaagtttttataacAGTCATTCACTGACACCATCTTTATCCTTCAAACCCACCAActctttttcatctctctACCCCTctaaattaccattttattgttttaggCTCAAGTTAACTTAATGTTTAGTAAACATAGTTATATAGGGAGTTTAGTGATGTAATCATGGTAGTATATTGTTGAAGTGTGAGTGTGACCATTATGGCTTTAATGTATTTTGGCGGAATAATAATGGTTTATCTTTTTACCAAAATACAGCTAGCTTATATTAATCACACCTTCCAGTACAATTAAGTGAAGTAGGATAGTGTTTCACTTTAGGACAAAAACCATGTCTCCTGACAATTAGTATCTTTAacataattttctatattcttCTTACATAAATAATGTGGCTTCTGCTATACTATACTATACTTGATTCTTGTGGcttaaaaaactcaaatacaaatacaGTATCAGAGGCTTCATACATTCTGTTTTGGTAGCCACAAAGCATCTCAAAggcattttattttattcagtGCCAAGATCATGGTGGAGTCCAATGCCATTTTAATTTAAGCTGAGTAATCTGTAGGCAATGTCTAGATTCTAATCCCTTGGGAAAAGGGGAAAAGCAGTGATTAATGttcaaactttttgttttattgcaGCCACTGTACTTCTAACAGCCTTCTTTAACAAGTTGAGCcaaataaagagagagagggagaaagtttcatttcttcttaatgggattttttttttttcagctTCTTGCTCTTCTCTGTAACTTATTTGCTCTCCTCTTCTGAGCTTTAATGGCAAAACTAAAAGCAGTCTGCCAtttccctcttcttctcttcttgtttctgttttcttcttttcatctttcaacTCAGCTTCCACTTTCTCAATCCCAATCTCTTCTTCAAATCcaacaacttttaaactacCCTCAAGCTCTATCCAGCTTTAACACTGTCACAGACTTCTGTAACATTGAATCCACTCCGTTTCTTACAATAGTGTGCTATGAAGATAACATAACCCAGCTCCACATTGTTGGTGATGTTCTCCAACATCCCTCTTCATTTCCTCTCAATACTTCCATTGATTCTTTGTTTTCCACATTTTCCCATTTCCCCAACTTGAAAGTGCTTTCTCTGGTTTCTTTAGGTCTTGAGGGTCCATTGCCTCCATCTGTTGCTAACCTTCTGTCACTAGAAATACTAAACTTATCCTCAAATTCCTTATATGGCTCCATCCCTCACcaactttcttcttccaaaacCCTTCAGTTTATCAATCTTGACGGCAATTGTTTCTCTGGTAACATTCCTGGTTGGATTGGTTCCCTGCCATTCTTGACTACTCTGAGTTTACGGAACAATTCCTTTAATGGGTCCTTACCAGATTCCATTTCACATATGTGGAGTCTAAGaattctttctctctcaagAAACTCTCTTTCTGGGAATGTCCCAGACCTCAGTAACTTGACCAACTTGCAAGTTCTTGAGTTGGGAAACAATCTTTTGGGACCCCATTTTCCTAAATTACCAAAGAGATTAAGTGTACTTGAGCTAAAAAATAACCGATTTCGCTCAAGTATTCCACCTGAGTTAGGCTCGTTATATCGTCTTGAAAAGCTGGACTTATCTTCCAATAAACTTGTTGGACCTTTTCAGGCATCACTTCTGGGACTTCCTTCCATTAAATATCTGAATATTGGGGGAAATAGATTAACTGGACTCCTTTTACAGAACATATCATGCAATAGTGATCttacttttgcaaatttatCCTCAAATCTTTTGACAGGAGACTTGCCTGCCTGTCTTCAGGAATTGAAGTACAAGAATGGTGATATCATTTATGGTGGAAATTGCTTGTCCAATCAAGACCAAAAACAGCACCCTTTGAACTTCTGTCACAATGAAGCTTTGGCAGTGAGTATTAGGCCTCGTAATCTGGAGCATAGGAAACTTCGTCCTGAGGTAAAGACTTTCTTGAGAATTTTTGGAGGAAGTGTTGCTGGAGTTGTAGTTCTGGCTCTGGTGTTCTTAACGATGAGAAGGACATACAGAATAGGAGTTGTTAAAGAACCTTCAACAAGGTTTATAACAGAGAATCCATCTGTAGCAGACACAGCCAAGCAGCTGTATGATGCCAGTAAGATGAATGTCTTCTTTTTCCcccttctccttttctttctggTTGATGATTTCTTGAACTGGGTTGATTTCATTGAAGCAAAACAACTGAAAAGTAATCactttatttgtattatagCATCCGCttgcataattaattttttttcatccctCAACTTACCAGAGACTGGAGGTCTGCTTTCAACATTTTCCTAACCCACATCAGTTGAACTttcataaaaatcaaatttgtaacaattttcATCCCTATCATGAAAAATCTAGTCAAACTTGAcaattatgattatttaaggatttttgtttaaaaaagaaatttatataaaaaaaaaaacttggttCTTATTTCGTTTATTGACGTACACGAGTAagaatttcattaaatattacTGTTCTTGATAGGAACTAGTTATAAATGGTATGGGtgactaaattgttacttttggttttgttaatgaatttaaTCCATCTttgtatatttgttaaaatccACCATTTGCTTGCAGAATATATATCTCAGACAATGAAGCTGGGAACTAGTATTCCTCCTTATCGAACTTTCACTTTGGATGAACTTAAAGAGGCTACCAACAATTTTGATGTTTCAACTT
This DNA window, taken from Cucumis sativus cultivar 9930 chromosome 6, Cucumber_9930_V3, whole genome shotgun sequence, encodes the following:
- the LOC101212470 gene encoding probable inactive leucine-rich repeat receptor-like protein kinase At3g03770, whose product is MAKLKAVCHFPLLLFLFLFSSFHLSTQLPLSQSQSLLQIQQLLNYPQALSSFNTVTDFCNIESTPFLTIVCYEDNITQLHIVGDVLQHPSSFPLNTSIDSLFSTFSHFPNLKVLSLVSLGLEGPLPPSVANLLSLEILNLSSNSLYGSIPHQLSSSKTLQFINLDGNCFSGNIPGWIGSLPFLTTLSLRNNSFNGSLPDSISHMWSLRILSLSRNSLSGNVPDLSNLTNLQVLELGNNLLGPHFPKLPKRLSVLELKNNRFRSSIPPELGSLYRLEKLDLSSNKLVGPFQASLLGLPSIKYLNIGGNRLTGLLLQNISCNSDLTFANLSSNLLTGDLPACLQELKYKNGDIIYGGNCLSNQDQKQHPLNFCHNEALAVSIRPRNLEHRKLRPEVKTFLRIFGGSVAGVVVLALVFLTMRRTYRIGVVKEPSTRFITENPSVADTAKQLYDAKYISQTMKLGTSIPPYRTFTLDELKEATNNFDVSTLITESLDGQIFKGVFTDGNVVAIRSLTLKRRQTPQTYTHQLELISKLRHIHLISALGHCYEFLPDGLTISKVFLIFEYYPYGTLRSHVSGLQGRKLSWTKRISAAIEMVKGIQFLHTGIVPGVWSNNLKITDILLDQDLHVKISCYNLPIVVEHGGMMISGVSSTGTKGKRHAIGVNDKDKNDVYDIGAILLEVILGRQITSQNEVHVSRDLLQVSLKTDEIARKSIVDPAIHKGCSDDSLKTMMEICVRCLHEKAKDRPSVEDILWNLHFAGQVQDSSREAPASPSPSPSPSPFLQMP
- the LOC101212226 gene encoding chlorophyll(ide) b reductase NOL, chloroplastic isoform X1; the encoded protein is MASSTSSSSSLLFTSPFIAHNHGFFISPPSQSRLSLHKFRSFSLSIPPSRKISNIPTNSVVNSNSVSTKPEEFQQKEPMVPPYNVLITGSTKGIGYALARQFLKEGDNVVICSRSAERVESSVQSLREEFGEQRVWGTKCDVREGEDVKNLVAFLQKNLKYVDIWINNAGSNAYSFKPLVEASDEDLIEVVTTNALGLMICCREAIKMMLNQPRGGHIFNIDGAGSDGRPTPRFAAYGATKRSVVHLTKSLQAELRMQDVKNVVVHNLSPGMVTTDLLMSGADTKQAKFFINVLAEPPEVVAEYLVPNIRSIPTNGSTRPTYIRFLTGLKAYSQIFSRLAFGARRNRYFLED
- the LOC101212226 gene encoding chlorophyll(ide) b reductase NOL, chloroplastic isoform X2 — its product is MASSTSSSSSLLFTSPFIAHNHGFFISPPSQSRLSLHKFRSFSLSIPPSRKISNIPTNSVVNSNSVSTKPEEFQQKEPMVPPYNVLITGSTKGIGYALARQFLKEGDNVVICSRSAERVESSVQSLREEFGEQRVWGTKCDVREGEDVKNLVAFLQKNLKYVDIWINNAGSNAYSFKPLVEASDEDLIEVVTTNALGLMICCREAIKMMLNQPRGGHIFNIDGAGSDGRPTPRFAAYGATKRSVVHLTKSLQAELRMQDVKNVVVHNLSPGMVTTDLLMSGADTKQAKFFINVLAEPPEVSSSGG